The DNA window CTAGCGTTTCTTTACCTTCGAATTCTTCTTTAACAACGCGCCCCATATCTGGGATACCACCCGCATCAGAACCAGCTTCAGGACCAGTCAGTGCGAAACAAGGAACTTCTGTACCGTTTGCTAGACCTGGTAACCAACGATCTTTTTCTGCTTGTGTACCGTAATGTGCAAGTAATTCGCCCGGACCTAATGAGTTAGGAACCATTACTGTTACAGCCGTAGATAAACTACGTGTTGCAATCGTTGTTACAATTGTTGAGTTAGCGTAAGCAGAGAATGCTTTACCGCCGTATTCTTTTGGAATGATAAGCGCAAAAAAGCCTTTTGATTTAATGAAATCCCAAACTGGTTTTGGTAAGTCACGATCTTCATGAACGATTTTATAATCATCCAGCATAGACATTAGTGTTTTAAGTTCGTTATCAATGAAGCTTTGCTCATCTTTAGTTAGCTTAGGTGTTGGGTAGCTAAGCATTTTATTCCAATCAGGGCTACCTGCGAATAAATCACCATCCCACCACACACTACCAGATTCCATTGCTTCCTGCTCTGTTTGCGAAAGCGGTGGCAAGATGCTCTTAAACACTTTAAATAATGGTGCTGTGATATTCTTCTTTCTAAACTCACTCATTGCGCTCATAACGATTTCCTTTTGTTTCACTATTTTGATGCTGTATTTACAACTTTGGATCTGAATTCACAACATCCAAATAGCTAAATTGCATCTACATGCTTGTAGTTTCTGTTGAGGTATTCATTCCTGATGCCAAATAAGGGATCACTTTACGAATTAGCCCCTCGACATCAATATCTTGATTAAAATCTGCTTTCGCAATATCCATCAATGCGCCACTTGAGCCCATCGTAAATACTGCAGTACCCAAGGTAAAATGTAATCGCCAAAAGAGTTCTTGCGATGACAACGCTGGGTTCGCTTTCAATAAAGCCTTAGTTATGTTAGCTAAGACTTCACCATAATGCGTTGTAGTGTACCAACGTAAATGCCCTTGCTCATCAGTATAGCTTCGACCAAGTAACTGCATAAAAATCACGGTACCATTTTTACTTTGCTGCTCTAATGCTAATAGCGGATCAACAAAACTGTTAAACACATCTAACAACGATGGTTTTTCAACTTGTGTACATAAGGCTGTTAACTTCTCATTCAGTAGAGGCATGAAAAGTTCGAGATGTCGGGCTATAACCGCCTGAATCAATTCTTTCTTAGAACCAAAATGATAATTAACCGATGCCAAATTCACACTTGCTCGTGTAGTTATCAAGCGTAAAGAAGTATCTGAAAACCCATGTTCAGCGAACAAACTTTCGGCTGCATCGAGAATGCGAGTTTTTGTATCCAACTTACTAACCATAATTAACCCTTTTTAAACGAACGTTTTAAAATTACGTTCTGACGGACAAAATGTCAATACAATGTAAACAATTGTTTGAAACAAATGTTTTGAACTTGCCCTAGTTCGCATTTTTCTACGTATATAAAATAACCCCCCCATTAGTGGGTAGCTGTAATTAGGGGTTTTAAAGATAAATACGAGCGCCGATATTTATCCTCTACTCCCTAAAAATAGCACAGTTAAAATGAATAAAGCGGCAACCTAGGTTGCCGCTTTATTCATTTTTAAACAGTTTTTTAAAACACTAATGCATTATTTTCGTGTTATTCATTAAGTTTTATTTTCCAGATAGCTGGACCTTCGACATGTGCAGATACACCATTAGTGTCCACTGCAACAGTCATTGGCATATCAACAACATCAAATTCGTAAATCGCTTCCATACCTAAGTCTTCAAACGCGACAACACGTGACTTCTTAATCGCTTTTGATACCAAGTACGCAGCGCCACCAACAGCCATCAAATAAACGGCTTTATTCTTCTTGATACTTTCAACCGTTGCAGGGCCACGTTCAGATTTACCGATCATGCCTAATAGACCAGTCTGTTCTAACATAGTATCGGTAAACTTATCCATACGTGTCGCAGTTGTTGGACCAGCAGGGCCTACAACTTCATCACCCACAGCATCAACAGGACCAACGTAATAGATAAAGCGATTAGTAAAGTCCACGCCTTCAGGCAAGCCTTCACCTCTGTCTAACATGTCTTTAATACGTTTATGCGCCGCATCACGACCTGTTAAGATCTTACCTGATAATAGAACCGTTTCACCGGTTTTCCATTCGAGTATTGACTCAGGTTTGATATTGTCAACATTAACACGACGAACGCTATCGCTTACTTCCCAAGTCACTTCAGGCCAATCTTCTAATTTCGGCACATGTAATTCTGCAGGACCTGAACCATCCAGCGTAAAGTGGGTATGACGTGTCGCTGCACAGTTAGGGATCATGACCACAGGTTTTGATGCTGCGTGTGTTGGACACGATTTAATTTTAATATCCAATACCGTCGCCATTCCGCCTAAACCTTGCGCGCCGATACCTAATTTATTTACACGGTCAAAAATGTCTAAACGCATTTTTTCATCAGTTGTTTCAGCACCACGAGCCATCAGTTCGTGGATATCAACCGGTTCCATTAATGATTCTTTAGCCATTATCGCCGCTTTTTCAGCAGTACCGCCAATGCCTATACCTAACATACCAGGAGGACACCAACCTGCGCCCATCGTTGGTACTGTTTTCTCAACCCATTCAGCTACGTCATCGGACGGGTTTAGCATCACCATCTTACTTTTGTTTTCAGAACCGCCGCCTTTCGCTGCGATCATCACTTCAACTTTAGCACCAGGCACCATTTCGACATGCACTACGCCAGGCGTATTATCTTTGGTGTTTTTACGTGCGCCAGCAGGATCTGCGACAATTGAAGCACGGAGTGGGTTACCTTCAAATCCATAACCACGACGAATCCCTTCATCAACCATTTCTTGCACTGTTTGATCGGTTTCCCATTGCACATTCATGCCGATTTTAACGAAACAAGTCACAATGCCAGTGTCTTGACAGATTGGACGTTTACCTTCAGCAGACATACGAGAATTAATGAGAATTTGTGCAATCGCATCTTTAGCGGCTTGGCTTTCTTCTGCGTTGTAGGCTTTTTCCATTGCTTGGATAAAATCAAGTGGATGATAATATGAAATGTATTGTAATGAATCTGCAATACTGTCGATAAAGTCCGCTTTACGGATAACTGTACTCATGGTCAACTCCCTTTTGCTTACTCACTGTGCTAACTAATTATTATATTTATCATGTTCAAGGCCATGAAACGGCCTTGAAATAGTTAACGTTAAGGTATGTGCTTCTAAATTTTTCTCTATCATACCTTTGCTGATCACTTCTCTCCACTAAAACTGTGCTTAATCTATACGAAATAACAACAGCAGCACAACTTTATAGCAACACCCAATTCATTTTATATCACCTTAGAGCCAAGATTAATCTGACTATTTATGATAATCTGCGCGCATCAGAATTGAGGGATATGCTGTACCAATGAAAACACTTGTAATAAAACCAATCGCCTTTCCTAGCAATGGCATTCACCCATTTTTTGCCCCGCTAAGTGCAGCCCCTTGGTCAATTTTACTCGAGTCTGGATCTGCTGATCACATTGATAGTCGCTTCCATATTATAGTGGCGGATCCAATTGCTACCCTCGTCACAGAAGAGACTCAAACAACCGTTAATCAAGCCAGTGGTAGAACCGTCACCACCGAGGATTCATTTTCAGTATTACAAACCCTTAACCAGCAACTTATTGGCGATATAGCGCCACATACACTGG is part of the Moritella viscosa genome and encodes:
- a CDS encoding HTH-type transcriptional regulator, TetR family produces the protein MVSKLDTKTRILDAAESLFAEHGFSDTSLRLITTRASVNLASVNYHFGSKKELIQAVIARHLELFMPLLNEKLTALCTQVEKPSLLDVFNSFVDPLLALEQQSKNGTVIFMQLLGRSYTDEQGHLRWYTTTHYGEVLANITKALLKANPALSSQELFWRLHFTLGTAVFTMGSSGALMDIAKADFNQDIDVEGLIRKVIPYLASGMNTSTETTSM
- a CDS encoding fumarate hydratase class I; amino-acid sequence: MSTVIRKADFIDSIADSLQYISYYHPLDFIQAMEKAYNAEESQAAKDAIAQILINSRMSAEGKRPICQDTGIVTCFVKIGMNVQWETDQTVQEMVDEGIRRGYGFEGNPLRASIVADPAGARKNTKDNTPGVVHVEMVPGAKVEVMIAAKGGGSENKSKMVMLNPSDDVAEWVEKTVPTMGAGWCPPGMLGIGIGGTAEKAAIMAKESLMEPVDIHELMARGAETTDEKMRLDIFDRVNKLGIGAQGLGGMATVLDIKIKSCPTHAASKPVVMIPNCAATRHTHFTLDGSGPAELHVPKLEDWPEVTWEVSDSVRRVNVDNIKPESILEWKTGETVLLSGKILTGRDAAHKRIKDMLDRGEGLPEGVDFTNRFIYYVGPVDAVGDEVVGPAGPTTATRMDKFTDTMLEQTGLLGMIGKSERGPATVESIKKNKAVYLMAVGGAAYLVSKAIKKSRVVAFEDLGMEAIYEFDVVDMPMTVAVDTNGVSAHVEGPAIWKIKLNE